From one Lotus japonicus ecotype B-129 chromosome 3, LjGifu_v1.2 genomic stretch:
- the LOC130748423 gene encoding dof zinc finger protein DOF3.6-like gives MVFTSIPVAYLDAANWHQQQPNHQPGNNNSTSQQRLPPPPPPPPPPHGAGGTGSIRWEWIAERARMANRPKPETALKCPRCHSTNTKFCYYNNYSFSQPRYICKACSRYWTSGGTLRDVPVGGGYRKNKRGKVGSSSSTMKSPASSDRQTGSTSFNKSVSSTGGGHAEGLSPQVPQVMFMAPLHHQFSEFGSGDMMGLNYGLRYCPISGPMGGGIGDLGFQIGSGLGGGGGNHGGGGGVPQMQQFPFLAGLEGSLVGLYHHPFEGSVHHHEVIGYGSGGGHGVSHLRPKVSTSGLMTQFASVKMEGSRELNNLSSPFLGTNNINPPSEQYWSGTNSADWTDIIGFSSSSTTSNQM, from the exons ATGGTTTTTACTTCCATACCAGTAGCTTATCTTGATGCAGCCAACTGGCACCAACAG CAACCAAATCATCAACCTGGAAACAACAATTCCACCTCTCAGCAGCGGCTTCCTCCAccgcctccacctccaccaccaccccaTGGAGCCGGTGGCACCGGCTCAATCAGGTGGGAATGGATAGCAGAGAGAGCAAGGATGGCCAACAGGCCTAAGCCGGAGACTGCACTGAAATGCCCACGTTGCCATTCCACCAACACAAAATTCTGCTATTATAACAATTACAGCTTCTCTCAGCCACGCTACATATGCAAGGCCTGCAGTAGGTACTGGACCAGCGGGGGCACCTTGAGAGACGTCCCCGTCGGCGGCGGCTACCGGAAGAACAAGAGAGGCAAAGTaggcagcagcagcagcaccaTGAAGTCCCCGGCGAGCTCTGACCGCCAAACGGGGAGTACTAGTTTTAACAAGTCTGTGTCCTCCACCGGTGGCGGCCATGCTGAAGGCCTCTCTCCCCAGGTGCCACAAGTGATGTTCATGGCTCCGTTGCATCATCAATTCTCGGAGTTTGGAAGTGGAGATATGATGGGGTTAAACTATGGCCTCAGGTATTGCCCCATTTCCGGTCCAATGGGAGGAGGAATAGGGGACCTTGGTTTCCAGATAGGAAGTGGTttaggtggtggtggcggcaaccaTGGTGGCGGGGGTGGTGTGCCACAAATGCAGCAATTCCCTTTCTTGGCTGGTTTGGAAGGTTCACTGGTTGGTTTGTACCACCACCCTTTTGAAGGCAGTGTTCATCATCATGAGGTAATTGGATATGGTTCCGGTGGTGGTCATGGGGTGAGCCATTTGAGGCCAAAGGTTTCAACTTCTGGGTTGATGACTCAATTTGCTTCAGTGAAAATGGAAGGTAGTAGAGAACTTAATAATTTGTCAAGCCCCTTCTTGGGGACCAATAATATTAATCCCCCAAGTGAACAATATTGGAGCGGTACTAATTCTGCAGATTGGACTGATATTATTGGTTTTAGCTCTTCTTCTACAACTAGCAACCAAATGTAG